One segment of bacterium DNA contains the following:
- the hslV gene encoding ATP-dependent protease subunit HslV has product MRSTTIVAVRRDASVAVAGDGQVTAGNTVLKHGARKIRRIGDGVLLGFAGSAADGLTLFEKLEQKLDAFHGNLARAAVELAKDWRTDRVLRRLEALMVVADREHIFVLSGSGDIVEPDDGVAAIGSGGPYALAAARALLAHSRLSAEEIAREALRLAAEICVFTNDRVSMEVLP; this is encoded by the coding sequence ATGCGCTCGACCACGATTGTCGCGGTGCGGCGGGATGCCTCCGTCGCGGTGGCCGGAGACGGCCAAGTGACCGCCGGGAATACGGTCCTCAAGCACGGGGCGCGGAAGATCCGGCGGATCGGTGATGGGGTGTTGCTGGGCTTTGCCGGGTCCGCCGCCGACGGGCTGACGTTGTTCGAGAAGCTTGAGCAGAAGCTTGATGCGTTCCACGGCAACCTCGCCCGCGCTGCGGTCGAGCTCGCCAAGGACTGGCGGACCGACCGGGTCCTGAGACGTCTCGAGGCCCTGATGGTGGTGGCGGATCGGGAGCACATCTTCGTCCTCTCCGGGAGCGGAGATATCGTCGAGCCCGACGACGGCGTGGCGGCGATCGGGTCGGGCGGTCCCTACGCGCTGGCCGCGGCACGCGCGCTGCTCGCCCACTCGCGCCTTTCCGCGGAGGAAATCGCCCGCGAGGCGCTCCGGCTCGCCGCCGAGATCTGCGTCTTTACCAACGACCGCGTGAGCATGGAGGTGCTCCCGTAG
- the hslU gene encoding ATP-dependent protease ATPase subunit HslU: protein MGTVPRVTGLLGVEALTPRRIVEELDKFIVGQVPAKRAVAIALRNRYRRSRLGPDLRDEVIPKNILMIGPTGVGKTEIARRLARLVAAPFVKLEATKFTEVGYVGRDVDSMVRDLVEAAVQMVRTERMSAVEARAAAQARERLLEILAPAPRREGSYANPLEALFGGGRPAPATSPPSDSSAELLERRSALRERFERGELDKEMVELDVEEASSPMIEVFSGQGAEEMGINLQDLVGNILPRRRKRRRMTVPEALRVLTNEEAQKLIDTDEVVREGVRRAEESGIIFIDELDKIAGHSVGAGPDVSREGVQRDILPILEGSTVTTKHGPVRTDHVLFIAAGAFHIAKPSDLIPELQGRLPIRVELQPLTEDDFVRILVEPENALTRQYVALLSTDGVRVEFTGDGIREIAKIARQVNDETEDIGARRLHTILERVTDEISFNAPESSNDAKASHVVIDAAYVHGRLAGILADHDLSRYIL from the coding sequence ATGGGCACCGTCCCTCGCGTTACCGGTTTGCTCGGGGTGGAGGCGCTGACGCCTAGGCGCATTGTCGAGGAACTCGACAAGTTCATCGTCGGCCAGGTCCCCGCGAAGCGGGCGGTGGCGATCGCGCTGCGTAATCGGTACCGGCGGAGCCGGCTCGGGCCGGACCTGCGGGACGAGGTGATTCCCAAGAACATCCTGATGATCGGCCCGACGGGGGTCGGCAAGACCGAGATCGCCCGGCGGCTCGCACGCCTCGTCGCCGCTCCGTTCGTGAAACTGGAGGCGACCAAGTTCACCGAGGTCGGATACGTCGGCCGGGACGTGGATTCGATGGTGCGGGATCTCGTCGAAGCCGCGGTCCAGATGGTGCGCACCGAGCGGATGAGCGCGGTGGAAGCGCGGGCCGCCGCGCAGGCGCGGGAGCGGTTGCTCGAGATTCTCGCCCCTGCCCCGCGGCGGGAGGGATCGTATGCCAATCCCCTGGAGGCGCTGTTCGGCGGCGGCCGTCCGGCCCCAGCGACCTCGCCGCCCTCCGACAGTTCGGCTGAGCTGCTGGAGCGCCGGTCCGCGCTGCGCGAACGGTTCGAACGAGGGGAGCTCGACAAGGAGATGGTCGAGCTCGATGTCGAGGAAGCCTCTTCGCCGATGATCGAGGTCTTTTCGGGGCAGGGCGCCGAGGAGATGGGCATCAACCTCCAGGACCTGGTCGGCAATATTCTCCCTCGCCGGCGCAAGCGGAGGCGGATGACGGTCCCTGAGGCGCTCCGCGTGCTCACCAACGAAGAAGCGCAGAAGCTCATCGATACCGATGAGGTGGTGCGCGAGGGCGTGCGCCGGGCGGAAGAGTCCGGCATCATCTTCATCGACGAGCTCGACAAGATCGCCGGCCACTCCGTCGGCGCCGGGCCGGACGTGTCCCGCGAAGGCGTCCAACGCGACATCCTCCCGATTCTGGAGGGGTCCACGGTCACGACCAAGCACGGTCCGGTGCGGACGGATCACGTGCTCTTCATCGCCGCCGGAGCGTTTCACATCGCCAAGCCGTCCGACCTCATCCCCGAACTCCAGGGCCGTCTCCCCATCCGCGTGGAATTGCAGCCGTTGACGGAGGACGACTTCGTCCGCATCTTGGTGGAACCCGAGAACGCGTTGACCCGCCAGTATGTCGCGTTGCTGTCCACCGACGGCGTGCGCGTGGAGTTCACGGGCGACGGGATCCGGGAGATCGCCAAGATTGCCCGGCAGGTCAACGACGAGACGGAGGACATCGGCGCACGCCGTCTCCACACGATCCTGGAACGCGTCACCGATGAAATTTCCTTTAACGCGCCTGAATCTTCGAATGATGCGAAGGCGTCCCACGTGGTTATCGACGCTGCGTACGTCCACGGCCGGCTCGCCGGTATCCTCGCCGACCACGATCTGAGTCGCTACATCCTCTGA